One genomic region from Evansella sp. LMS18 encodes:
- a CDS encoding DUF86 domain-containing protein, whose translation MYFVDRELIEKRLVYLEENMKVFSESKEWVSKVEKAALERISHMLIETITDTGNQMIDGFIMRDPGSYNDIIDILVDEKVISKPEGDSLKRVFAWRKPLLQEYTDIDHKKLHDSMLEESTALLNYPGKVRRYIENELGPVSAFLPQKD comes from the coding sequence ATGTATTTTGTTGACAGAGAACTGATTGAGAAAAGGCTTGTTTATTTAGAAGAAAATATGAAGGTTTTTTCTGAAAGTAAAGAATGGGTGTCCAAAGTGGAGAAAGCTGCACTGGAACGGATCAGCCATATGTTAATTGAAACAATCACAGACACTGGAAACCAGATGATTGATGGTTTCATCATGAGAGATCCGGGAAGCTACAATGACATTATTGATATACTTGTGGATGAAAAGGTGATTTCCAAGCCTGAAGGGGACTCCCTTAAAAGAGTTTTTGCATGGAGAAAACCGCTGCTTCAGGAATATACAGATATTGACCATAAAAAGCTTCACGATAGCATGCTCGAGGAAAGCACAGCATTGCTTAATTATCCCGGAAAAGTTCGCCGTTATATTGAAAACGAGCTTGGACCTGTTTCCGCATTCCTGCCGCAAAAGGATTAA
- a CDS encoding YutD family protein: MVRIQGNTYEVLEDVRDGWAEEEFKNRYSDVLNKYDYIVGDWGYEQLRLKGFFEDSHKKSGFDAKISSLPEYLYEYCNFGCAYFVLKKVKGEEKSPS, translated from the coding sequence ATGGTCCGCATTCAGGGAAACACTTATGAAGTTCTGGAAGATGTCCGGGATGGATGGGCAGAAGAGGAATTCAAAAACAGATACAGCGATGTATTGAATAAATATGATTATATAGTCGGTGACTGGGGTTATGAGCAGCTCAGGTTAAAAGGCTTTTTTGAGGACAGCCATAAAAAATCCGGCTTTGACGCGAAAATCAGTTCTCTACCGGAGTATTTATACGAGTACTGTAACTTCGGCTGCGCATACTTTGTGCTGAAAAAAGTAAAGGGAGAAGAAAAAAGCCCTTCTTAA
- the lipA gene encoding lipoyl synthase: protein MAKKEEYIRKPDWLKIKLNTNESYTGLKKMMREKKLHTVCEEAKCPNIHECWAERKTATFMILGDVCTRACRFCAVKTGLPNELDRQEPERVAESVKLMGLKHAVITAVARDDLKDGGAEIFAETVRAIRRSSPFTTVEVLPSDMGGKEENLRILMDARPNILNHNIETVRSLTPRVRARATYERSLEFLRRAKEMHPDIPTKSSLMIGLGETKEEIIQTMDDLRAVDVDIMTIGQYLQPTKKHLKIKKYWTPEEFNELRDIAFSKGFKHCEAGPLVRSSYHADEQVNAAAEQA from the coding sequence ATGGCGAAAAAGGAAGAATACATCAGAAAGCCTGACTGGCTGAAAATAAAACTGAACACGAATGAATCTTATACCGGTTTGAAGAAAATGATGAGAGAGAAAAAACTCCATACGGTATGTGAGGAAGCAAAATGCCCAAATATCCATGAATGCTGGGCTGAAAGAAAAACAGCTACATTCATGATTCTCGGTGATGTTTGTACGAGAGCCTGCCGTTTCTGCGCTGTTAAAACAGGACTCCCTAATGAACTTGACAGGCAGGAGCCGGAAAGAGTTGCAGAATCTGTTAAATTAATGGGATTAAAGCATGCAGTTATAACAGCGGTAGCCCGTGACGATCTGAAAGATGGCGGAGCAGAGATTTTTGCTGAGACAGTCAGGGCGATCAGAAGGTCCAGCCCATTTACAACAGTTGAAGTGCTTCCTTCTGACATGGGTGGAAAAGAAGAGAACCTTCGTATACTTATGGATGCGCGTCCTAACATTTTGAACCATAATATCGAAACGGTAAGAAGCCTGACACCAAGGGTACGGGCAAGAGCTACATATGAAAGGTCCCTGGAATTCCTCAGACGTGCAAAGGAAATGCATCCTGATATTCCTACTAAATCCAGCCTGATGATTGGTTTAGGAGAAACAAAAGAAGAGATCATCCAGACGATGGACGACCTCCGGGCAGTAGACGTGGACATTATGACGATTGGCCAGTATTTACAGCCTACAAAGAAACACTTGAAGATCAAAAAATACTGGACACCTGAGGAATTTAATGAACTCAGGGATATCGCATTCAGTAAAGGATTTAAGCATTGTGAAGCAGGGCCGCTTGTCCGCTCATCCTATCATGCAGATGAACAGGTGAATGCGGCGGCTGAGCAGGCGTAA
- a CDS encoding YhcN/YlaJ family sporulation lipoprotein, protein MKKGSIKSMIGLLCLSFAVTGCGAENNAGGAQGQQFDLFQGYQQPDSHFVINRRANSETDKYNRFGFDHQTRDTALSGQEAAGYAVYDKSLMAQTISQMAALNPYLNEVAVLVTDQHVLMAYDTPSEDREYVATQVKKTALSIVPAYFDVYVADNPGLIQDIKRFQGLSPREPEYAQTLEQTIEEMKEYPQGEDVDLNPDMLQDTEYETSPDSGRRAEGHSMQEN, encoded by the coding sequence ATGAAAAAGGGATCAATTAAAAGCATGATTGGGTTACTATGCTTGTCTTTTGCAGTTACAGGGTGCGGAGCTGAAAATAATGCCGGAGGGGCACAGGGGCAGCAATTCGATCTGTTCCAGGGATACCAGCAGCCTGACAGCCATTTTGTCATAAACAGGAGGGCCAATTCTGAAACTGATAAATATAACAGGTTTGGGTTTGACCACCAGACAAGAGACACGGCGTTAAGCGGCCAGGAAGCGGCGGGTTATGCTGTTTATGACAAATCGCTGATGGCACAGACCATCAGCCAGATGGCTGCATTGAATCCATACTTAAATGAAGTGGCCGTATTGGTTACAGACCAGCATGTGCTGATGGCTTACGATACCCCTTCAGAGGATCGTGAGTATGTAGCTACTCAGGTGAAAAAGACCGCCCTGTCCATTGTTCCTGCTTATTTTGATGTGTATGTAGCAGATAACCCTGGCTTAATTCAGGACATCAAAAGATTTCAGGGGTTATCGCCAAGAGAACCTGAATATGCCCAAACACTGGAACAGACCATTGAAGAAATGAAAGAGTACCCTCAAGGTGAAGACGTGGACCTTAATCCGGATATGCTCCAGGATACAGAATATGAAACTTCGCCAGACAGCGGAAGAAGGGCAGAAGGCCATTCCATGCAGGAAAATTAA
- a CDS encoding M23 family metallopeptidase, producing the protein MKIWVKTMLIVIPLLFILPFHYSASKVQELTSEEVYKERMALYHKAEAVSHIPWYYIAAADSYERGLRQARNDLPQENGFIAFYFTPEEWAGAQNPDQEDTDTVSISLFGGKGLDGNGDGKADINDDEDILHTFVEQLSQFGPGEENLRIAIWDYYQRDKAVELITGYAKIYNTFGTLDLRDRAFPVPLNYNYSYRSTWGDSRGWGGRRIHEGTDIFAGYGTPVRSTTYGIVELKGWNKYGGWRVGIRDTNNVYHYYAHLSSFEKGMERGTIVEPGTVIGYVGSSGYGKPGTQGKFPPHLHYGMYKDNGAFEWSFDPYPNLRAWERIERNKK; encoded by the coding sequence ATGAAAATTTGGGTAAAAACAATGCTTATTGTCATTCCACTTTTATTTATCCTTCCCTTTCACTATTCTGCTTCAAAGGTACAGGAGCTGACCTCTGAGGAAGTTTATAAAGAAAGAATGGCATTATATCACAAGGCGGAAGCTGTTTCACATATCCCCTGGTATTACATAGCTGCTGCAGACAGCTATGAAAGAGGGCTAAGACAGGCAAGAAACGACCTCCCACAGGAAAATGGTTTTATCGCCTTTTATTTTACTCCTGAAGAGTGGGCTGGAGCCCAGAATCCGGACCAGGAAGATACGGATACAGTCTCCATCTCCCTTTTTGGAGGGAAAGGCCTTGACGGAAATGGTGATGGTAAAGCTGATATTAATGATGACGAGGATATTTTACATACCTTTGTCGAACAGCTTTCCCAATTCGGCCCCGGGGAGGAAAATTTAAGGATTGCTATCTGGGACTACTATCAAAGGGATAAAGCAGTTGAGCTGATTACAGGTTATGCTAAAATTTACAATACTTTCGGCACCCTTGATCTGAGGGACCGTGCCTTTCCTGTTCCATTAAATTATAACTACAGCTACAGAAGCACATGGGGCGATTCGAGAGGGTGGGGCGGCAGAAGAATTCACGAAGGTACTGATATCTTTGCAGGTTACGGAACTCCTGTACGCTCGACGACTTATGGAATTGTTGAATTAAAAGGCTGGAACAAATACGGGGGATGGAGAGTAGGTATTCGTGATACCAATAATGTTTATCATTATTACGCCCACCTCAGCAGTTTTGAAAAAGGCATGGAGCGGGGCACTATTGTCGAACCAGGTACAGTAATTGGATATGTGGGAAGTTCTGGATACGGAAAACCTGGAACCCAGGGAAAGTTCCCGCCTCACTTACATTATGGGATGTATAAAGATAACGGTGCCTTTGAGTGGTCCTTTGACCCTTACCCTAACCTGAGAGCATGGGAACGAATTGAACGGAATAAAAAATAA
- a CDS encoding phosphatidylglycerophosphatase A — MKENSKIITKTARSWLEERGVTIEDIAELVFFLQEKYYPNLTMDLCRENVERVLTKREVQNAIITGIQLDRLAEEKMLAEPLQGIIERDEGLYGVDEVVALSIVNVYGSIGFTNYGYIDKLKPGILKKLNDKSNGCHTFLDDIVGAIAAAASSRLAHGAEDSE, encoded by the coding sequence GGCGAGAAGCTGGCTTGAGGAAAGAGGAGTAACGATTGAAGATATAGCAGAGCTTGTATTTTTCCTGCAGGAGAAGTACTACCCCAACTTGACAATGGATTTGTGCAGAGAAAACGTCGAAAGGGTCCTTACTAAACGGGAGGTACAGAATGCCATCATCACCGGTATCCAGCTGGACCGTCTCGCTGAAGAAAAAATGCTCGCTGAGCCTCTGCAGGGGATTATCGAAAGAGATGAAGGATTGTATGGTGTTGACGAAGTTGTCGCTCTTTCCATCGTAAATGTTTACGGGTCTATCGGTTTTACAAATTATGGTTATATCGACAAGCTAAAACCTGGCATCCTGAAAAAACTAAACGATAAAAGCAATGGCTGCCACACTTTCCTGGATGACATTGTGGGCGCTATAGCCGCCGCCGCATCCAGCCGTCTGGCGCATGGCGCAGAAGATAGTGAATAA
- a CDS encoding Na+/H+ antiporter NhaC family protein gives MEHGVLSLLPPILALVMVIITRRVLLSLGIGIIVGALMVNQGEEAFINETLSQILSIVTGIFWSDGGVNTWEFYIILFLLILGVIAALITLTGGSRAFGEWALNRVKTRIGAQFVSAFLGIIIFIDDYFNSLTVGNVSRPLTDRHKISRAKLAYIVDSTAAPMCVIAPLSSWGAYIITIIGGILITHGVTQYEALQAFLLIAPMNFYAIFAILLVFAVAYFKLDLGPMRTHEMRALETGELTDKAKGPVPGDAEDTKPAVEGRTGDLIWPIVTLIAATVVFMIVTGIQGTEGQAGLLATFENTDVAASLLYGGLIALIVTIAIAFMRRLHINKIGSGIFAGVKSMLPAIYILIFAWTIIEIIGELGTGEYLAGVVNEHIQIGYLPVLVFLLAGFMAFSTGTSWGTFGIMLPIAGDMAAATDISLLLPVMAAVLAGAIFGDHCSPISDTTILSSAGAGSHHIDHVLTQLPYALITALISSAGFLVLGFSGSLLLALLTAAAAFVLITAALKFGLPVIYKEKTN, from the coding sequence ATGGAACATGGTGTGTTATCATTACTGCCGCCAATTTTGGCGCTTGTAATGGTTATTATAACAAGACGCGTCCTGCTGTCTCTGGGTATTGGAATCATAGTAGGTGCTTTAATGGTGAACCAGGGGGAGGAAGCGTTTATTAACGAAACTCTTTCTCAAATTCTGTCTATAGTGACAGGAATTTTCTGGTCTGACGGCGGAGTGAACACGTGGGAATTTTATATCATTTTGTTTTTATTGATTCTGGGTGTCATTGCTGCACTGATTACTTTAACAGGGGGAAGCAGAGCTTTCGGAGAATGGGCGTTAAACAGGGTTAAAACACGAATCGGTGCCCAGTTTGTTTCTGCCTTTCTCGGGATAATTATCTTTATTGATGATTACTTCAACAGTCTGACAGTAGGGAATGTCAGCAGACCACTTACAGACAGGCATAAAATTTCAAGAGCGAAACTTGCCTATATTGTTGACTCTACAGCCGCACCTATGTGCGTTATAGCGCCATTGTCAAGCTGGGGAGCATATATCATTACTATTATCGGCGGAATACTAATCACGCATGGAGTTACCCAGTATGAAGCATTACAGGCATTCTTGTTAATAGCACCGATGAATTTTTACGCTATTTTCGCTATTCTTCTTGTTTTCGCTGTTGCTTATTTCAAACTTGATCTGGGGCCAATGCGCACTCATGAAATGCGCGCCCTGGAAACAGGAGAACTTACGGATAAGGCGAAAGGCCCTGTTCCGGGAGATGCGGAAGACACAAAACCAGCTGTGGAAGGAAGAACTGGCGACCTCATCTGGCCAATAGTAACTCTTATCGCAGCGACAGTTGTGTTTATGATAGTTACAGGCATTCAGGGTACAGAAGGGCAGGCAGGCCTTCTGGCAACGTTTGAAAACACAGATGTAGCCGCATCACTCCTGTATGGGGGCTTAATTGCTCTGATAGTCACTATTGCTATTGCCTTTATGAGACGCCTGCACATCAATAAAATTGGATCTGGCATCTTTGCAGGGGTTAAATCCATGCTGCCGGCAATTTATATTTTAATTTTCGCCTGGACGATCATTGAAATTATCGGTGAATTAGGTACAGGGGAATACCTGGCAGGAGTAGTTAATGAGCATATTCAGATTGGATACCTTCCAGTACTTGTATTCCTGCTCGCAGGTTTCATGGCTTTCTCCACGGGTACTTCCTGGGGAACATTCGGAATTATGCTTCCGATTGCCGGAGATATGGCAGCTGCTACTGATATTTCCCTTCTGCTTCCAGTGATGGCGGCAGTGCTTGCTGGGGCAATTTTTGGCGATCATTGTTCTCCGATTTCAGACACGACAATTCTTTCGTCTGCGGGGGCAGGAAGCCATCATATTGACCATGTATTAACACAGCTTCCATATGCGTTGATAACAGCACTGATATCTTCAGCTGGATTCTTAGTGTTAGGATTCAGCGGCAGCCTCCTGCTGGCACTTCTGACAGCTGCTGCAGCTTTTGTGTTAATAACAGCGGCTCTGAAGTTCGGACTGCCAGTCATTTACAAGGAAAAAACAAATTAA
- a CDS encoding sodium-dependent transporter → MADREQWASKMGFILAAVGSAVGLGNIWRFAYVTGDSGGAAFLIIYIACIILIGLPVLLAEFAIGRKTQTDAVTAFHKLTPGKPWVIGGIIGVLTSFLILSFYGVIAGWVLYFFFSYLTGQAQGVAEGGYADYFVNFIGGSAGPVIWQLIFMAVVISIVFFGIKRGIELANKVFMPLLALIVIILAGYALTLDGAGEGLAFLFSPDWSAFGNLDVYAAAVGQAFFTLSLGMAIMITYASYLPKNTHLPSAAGTVVTFDTLFAIIAGVMIFPVVFTFGVDPAAGPTLIFITLPEVFNVMGGMGTFFALFFFFLVAIAALTSSISLLEPSVSWMMHQFKWNRKKATITAGVLVALLGIPSALSQGGPLSDFTIAGLPFLDAIDTLTDRYTLPLGGLLIALFVGWGWNRVDALRETGLTDSVLGTLWLWFLRIVAPLGILWILLINFGLF, encoded by the coding sequence ATGGCAGATAGAGAACAATGGGCCTCCAAGATGGGCTTTATCTTAGCCGCAGTTGGTTCTGCAGTTGGTTTAGGTAATATCTGGCGTTTTGCATACGTTACAGGTGACAGCGGGGGAGCAGCATTTTTAATTATTTACATAGCCTGTATTATACTTATCGGTCTTCCTGTATTACTTGCTGAGTTTGCGATCGGGCGAAAAACACAGACTGACGCTGTAACAGCTTTTCATAAACTGACACCTGGAAAGCCCTGGGTAATTGGCGGTATCATAGGTGTTTTGACATCATTCTTAATCTTATCCTTCTATGGAGTTATCGCCGGATGGGTGCTTTATTTCTTCTTCAGCTACCTCACAGGACAGGCTCAGGGAGTTGCTGAAGGAGGCTATGCAGATTACTTTGTAAACTTTATTGGCGGGTCAGCGGGACCTGTTATCTGGCAGCTTATATTTATGGCTGTGGTCATCTCAATTGTTTTCTTTGGTATAAAAAGAGGTATCGAACTTGCGAACAAAGTTTTTATGCCATTATTAGCATTAATCGTAATCATTTTAGCTGGGTACGCTTTAACTCTGGATGGAGCTGGTGAAGGTCTGGCCTTCTTATTCAGTCCGGACTGGAGCGCTTTCGGAAACCTGGATGTTTACGCAGCAGCCGTAGGACAGGCGTTCTTTACTCTCTCGCTTGGTATGGCAATTATGATTACATATGCCAGCTATCTTCCTAAGAACACACATCTTCCGAGTGCAGCTGGTACTGTAGTAACATTCGATACGCTTTTTGCAATTATTGCCGGTGTAATGATTTTCCCGGTTGTATTCACATTCGGGGTGGACCCTGCAGCAGGACCAACATTAATCTTTATCACCCTGCCTGAAGTATTCAATGTAATGGGCGGAATGGGGACATTCTTTGCTTTGTTCTTCTTCTTCCTTGTGGCAATTGCTGCTCTTACATCTTCCATTTCACTGCTGGAGCCAAGTGTTTCCTGGATGATGCACCAGTTTAAGTGGAACAGGAAAAAAGCAACTATAACTGCTGGTGTCCTGGTTGCCCTTCTTGGTATCCCATCAGCATTAAGCCAGGGAGGACCCCTTTCAGATTTTACAATCGCTGGTCTGCCTTTCCTGGATGCAATAGATACATTAACAGACAGATATACCCTTCCTCTTGGCGGGTTACTTATCGCCTTGTTTGTAGGCTGGGGCTGGAATAGGGTCGATGCTCTCAGAGAGACTGGCTTAACAGATTCCGTGTTAGGGACTCTCTGGCTCTGGTTCCTGCGTATTGTAGCTCCACTTGGAATTCTGTGGATCCTGCTTATAAACTTCGGTCTGTTTTAG
- the yunB gene encoding sporulation protein YunB, protein MRKFRAFKARPRPKKRKGPLPFRYVFIISLLIFSFMTVQGLIIVEKGIRPTLLTIAKTETQRIGTLAINDAISKKILEESGMENLIEFDTDNEGNIQSVRFNTVIYNYVLRETVKRVQDYLNDIEHGRVRDISLPTDVDINSEGATFSEDGIIHMIPLGQATNNALLAHLGPRVPVRLSAIGEVKADFSQEVINTGINNTFISLAVDITADVKVVIPFATDTEVVKTSIPVATVWLPGEVPEFYSTGGDGPVPAIIPKPSPEAADEEAGTWETAELELLEELEKEENN, encoded by the coding sequence ATGAGAAAGTTTCGTGCATTTAAAGCCCGGCCTCGTCCAAAAAAAAGAAAAGGTCCGTTACCCTTCCGCTACGTTTTTATCATATCGCTGCTGATTTTCAGCTTTATGACAGTTCAGGGACTGATCATTGTTGAGAAAGGGATCAGGCCAACCCTTTTAACAATTGCGAAAACAGAGACCCAGAGAATTGGGACATTAGCTATTAATGATGCAATTTCAAAAAAAATACTTGAGGAATCCGGGATGGAAAACCTTATAGAATTTGATACAGACAATGAAGGGAATATACAGTCAGTAAGATTTAACACAGTCATCTATAATTATGTACTTCGGGAAACAGTAAAGCGGGTCCAGGATTATTTAAATGATATAGAACACGGCAGGGTAAGGGATATCAGCCTCCCTACAGATGTAGATATAAACAGTGAAGGGGCCACATTTTCGGAAGACGGCATCATTCATATGATTCCACTGGGCCAGGCTACAAATAATGCCCTGCTCGCACATCTTGGGCCGAGGGTGCCTGTCAGGCTGTCGGCAATTGGCGAAGTGAAAGCCGACTTCAGCCAGGAAGTTATTAATACCGGGATCAATAATACATTTATAAGTTTAGCTGTGGACATAACAGCTGACGTGAAGGTAGTTATTCCCTTTGCTACTGATACCGAAGTCGTCAAGACGTCTATTCCGGTAGCTACCGTTTGGCTTCCAGGAGAGGTTCCTGAATTTTACAGTACCGGTGGCGATGGGCCTGTTCCTGCTATTATTCCAAAACCATCACCTGAGGCTGCAGACGAGGAGGCTGGCACATGGGAAACTGCGGAGTTAGAACTGCTGGAGGAGCTGGAAAAAGAGGAAAATAATTAA
- a CDS encoding TIGR01457 family HAD-type hydrolase codes for MKQYKGYLIDLDGTMYRGEEKIEAASRFVTKLAEQGVPYLFVTNNSSRTPEQVSDKLLSMDIPAKPEQVVTTSVAAARFIKKQYGESGVYMIGEEGLETALEDEGHRLTEEAAEVVVMGIDREINYEKLAKAALAVRSGAAFISTNGDVAIPTERGLLPGNGALTSVVEVSTGQKPVFIGKPESVIVELALEMLGTSLQDTVMVGDNYQTDILAGINAGMDTIIVHTGVTAKDQLGQFKIQPSWSIDSLDNWKF; via the coding sequence ATGAAACAATATAAAGGATATTTAATTGACCTTGATGGCACGATGTACCGGGGAGAGGAAAAAATCGAAGCTGCCTCAAGGTTTGTTACTAAGTTAGCAGAGCAGGGAGTACCATATTTATTTGTGACGAACAATTCTTCAAGGACGCCAGAACAGGTTTCCGATAAGCTCCTCTCCATGGACATACCGGCTAAACCGGAACAGGTAGTCACTACAAGTGTGGCTGCTGCCAGATTTATTAAAAAACAGTACGGTGAGTCCGGGGTTTATATGATAGGGGAGGAAGGACTGGAAACCGCCCTGGAAGATGAAGGGCACCGGCTGACAGAAGAAGCAGCTGAGGTAGTGGTCATGGGAATTGACCGGGAAATTAATTATGAAAAACTGGCAAAGGCGGCACTTGCTGTACGTAGTGGAGCAGCTTTTATTTCCACAAATGGAGACGTAGCAATTCCAACTGAAAGAGGTCTGCTGCCTGGAAATGGGGCTCTTACGTCGGTCGTTGAAGTATCTACAGGGCAAAAACCGGTTTTTATAGGAAAACCGGAGTCGGTTATAGTGGAATTAGCACTTGAAATGCTGGGAACTTCTCTTCAGGATACCGTCATGGTAGGGGACAATTATCAGACAGATATACTTGCAGGGATTAATGCAGGGATGGATACTATCATTGTTCATACAGGTGTCACAGCAAAGGATCAGCTTGGGCAGTTTAAAATCCAGCCGTCCTGGTCGATTGACTCACTGGATAATTGGAAGTTCTGA
- a CDS encoding metalloregulator ArsR/SmtB family transcription factor — MALKPTSTRDQILVLLKKQQELTVASVAAQLDITEMAVRRHLNTLEKDGYVKANLVRQSMGRPVNIYRLTSGGEELFPRDYSSLAIDMLRGTEQINGPDVVWELLLQRNNRLIRKHEKRLSSKDFDGKVNELARIQNEDGYMVELVREENGSYGLKQFNCPLFKAAKQFPDLCKAERALFQEMLSPADVKCETFMHSGQAPYCYYKINRTN; from the coding sequence ATGGCTTTAAAACCCACCTCAACACGGGATCAGATTTTAGTGCTGCTTAAAAAGCAGCAGGAATTAACAGTTGCAAGTGTAGCTGCACAACTGGATATTACTGAAATGGCTGTCAGGAGGCATCTTAACACTCTTGAAAAAGATGGATATGTTAAGGCGAACCTCGTGCGCCAGTCAATGGGCAGACCTGTAAATATATACCGGCTGACTTCTGGCGGGGAAGAATTATTTCCGAGGGATTACAGCAGTCTGGCTATTGATATGCTTAGAGGGACAGAACAGATTAACGGACCCGACGTAGTATGGGAATTGTTGCTTCAGAGAAACAACAGGCTTATCAGAAAACATGAGAAAAGACTTTCTTCAAAGGATTTCGATGGAAAAGTAAATGAGCTGGCCAGGATTCAGAATGAAGATGGATACATGGTTGAGCTTGTTCGTGAAGAAAATGGATCCTATGGACTGAAGCAGTTTAACTGTCCTTTATTTAAAGCGGCAAAGCAATTTCCTGACTTATGCAAGGCGGAAAGAGCATTATTCCAGGAGATGCTTAGCCCGGCCGATGTAAAATGTGAGACGTTCATGCACTCTGGACAAGCACCTTATTGTTATTATAAAATCAATAGAACTAATTAA
- the glpX gene encoding class II fructose-bisphosphatase yields MDRELALEIVRVTEAAALASSQWMGRGLKNEADDAATTAMRSMFDSVNMQGTVVIGEGELDEAPMLYIGEELGTGSGPEVDIAVDPLEGTNIVAKGHHNAMAVIAVGDKGTLLHAPDMYMEKIAVGPEAAGLVRLTDPIEKTIDIVAKMTNKRVRDVTVIIQERKRHEELVERIRKKGARVKLFGDGDVGASIATVMPRTGIDLFVGTGGAPEGVISAAAIKALGGDMQARLVPMNDEEADRCRKMGITDLSEVLQLDDLVKGDDAIFAATGVSSGELLEGVRFLGGDLVETDSIVMRAKTGTIRYIKTHHRLERKPHLAMPEDQ; encoded by the coding sequence ATGGATCGGGAATTAGCACTGGAAATCGTCAGGGTTACGGAAGCGGCAGCTCTTGCTTCCTCACAATGGATGGGACGGGGATTAAAGAATGAGGCGGATGACGCAGCAACAACAGCCATGCGGAGCATGTTTGATTCTGTAAACATGCAGGGTACTGTCGTTATTGGCGAAGGAGAGCTGGACGAAGCACCAATGTTATATATAGGAGAAGAACTGGGTACAGGAAGCGGCCCGGAAGTGGATATAGCGGTAGACCCGCTGGAAGGCACCAATATTGTTGCAAAAGGCCACCATAATGCCATGGCTGTTATTGCTGTAGGAGACAAAGGAACTCTCCTGCATGCCCCGGATATGTATATGGAAAAAATAGCGGTAGGGCCGGAAGCTGCAGGATTAGTCCGTCTCACGGACCCTATTGAAAAAACGATTGATATCGTAGCCAAAATGACTAACAAGCGCGTAAGGGATGTCACTGTAATCATCCAGGAACGAAAGAGACATGAAGAACTTGTGGAACGAATCCGTAAAAAAGGTGCACGTGTTAAACTGTTTGGGGACGGTGATGTAGGAGCATCTATCGCCACAGTCATGCCAAGAACAGGAATCGATTTGTTCGTAGGAACAGGAGGAGCGCCTGAAGGAGTTATTTCCGCTGCTGCAATCAAAGCTCTTGGCGGTGACATGCAGGCAAGGCTTGTACCTATGAATGATGAAGAAGCAGACAGATGCAGGAAAATGGGAATCACCGATTTATCTGAAGTACTCCAGCTGGACGACCTTGTTAAAGGAGACGATGCGATTTTTGCCGCCACAGGAGTTTCTTCAGGGGAACTTCTGGAGGGCGTAAGATTTCTCGGCGGGGATCTTGTTGAAACAGATTCGATTGTAATGCGTGCAAAAACGGGGACAATCCGGTATATTAAAACACATCATCGCCTGGAAAGAAAACCTCATCTTGCAATGCCTGAGGATCAGTAA
- a CDS encoding DUF3055 domain-containing protein translates to MSERFFLYDESEETKTRYVSFMGEHQRFDLVVITTDRYYGKKLVLDIQSSRFAILGQDDLEEPGYLEETYKMSDEEGGELREFLYEIL, encoded by the coding sequence ATGTCAGAACGTTTTTTCTTGTATGATGAATCGGAAGAAACAAAGACCAGATATGTAAGCTTTATGGGAGAGCATCAGAGATTTGATCTAGTAGTAATAACAACAGACCGGTATTACGGTAAAAAGCTTGTTCTTGACATACAGTCCAGCCGTTTTGCTATTCTTGGCCAGGATGACCTGGAAGAACCGGGATACCTGGAGGAGACCTACAAAATGAGTGATGAAGAAGGCGGGGAACTGAGGGAATTTCTTTACGAAATCCTCTGA